From one Solanum stenotomum isolate F172 chromosome 12, ASM1918654v1, whole genome shotgun sequence genomic stretch:
- the LOC125847926 gene encoding 2-succinylbenzoate--CoA ligase, chloroplastic/peroxisomal, whose amino-acid sequence MANYSKAHVCQCLSRLSTVRRSSTVMIMGERRKTGIEFVEGVLGLAHGLIQLGLKPGDVVAISALNSDLYLEWLLAVAYVGGITAPFNYRWSLEEARAALQVAKPTILVHDATGNFWKFESYADSVPSLRWQVLMNTPCEVHSTNIRLTTEQLKRSCKRSLTADYLWAPKEAAIICFTSGTTGRPKGVTLSHSALVVQSLAKIAIVGYGEDDVYLHTAPLCHIGGISSALALLMAGGCHILLPKFEAKLAVESIDQHSVTSLITVPAMMTDLISFYRTEHISVGSKSVKKVLNGAGGLSSGLIKNAIEIFPRAKLLSAYGMTEACSSLTFMTLYDPARESCIQHSYANSSNLAHKPDGICVGKPAPHIEIRIAGDDSSCIGRILTRGPHLMLGYWGQMPSNNSSPTDECWLDTGDIGHIDDCGNIWLVGRLKGRIKSGGENVYPEEVEAVLLQHPGISASVVIGLPDSRLTEMVVACIRLKDNWQWTDSSSNHPVNKNEHCLSSSVLQNFCRAKDLTAFKIPKKFVVWKNQFPMTTTGKLRRDQVRAELMSYRQLPPSRL is encoded by the exons ATGGCTAATTACTCCAAGGCTCACGTTTGCCAGTGCTTGAGCCGGCTGTCAACGGTTCGCCGGAGCTCAACGGTTATGATAATGGGAGAGAGGAGGAAGACGGGTATAGAATTTGTTGAGGGAGTTTTGGGCCTGGCTCATGGGCTAATTCAATTGGGCCTGAAGCCCGGTGATGTCGTTGCCATTTCCGCTCTTAACAG TGATCTGTATTTGGAGTGGTTACTGGCAGTTGCATATGTAGGAGGGATTACTGCACCTTTCAATTACCGTTGG AGCCTGGAAGAAGCAAGAGCAGCTCTTCAGGTAGCAAAGCCAACAATATTGGTCCACGATGCAACCGGTAATTTCTGGAAGTTCGAGTCTTATGCTGATTCTGTGCCTTCTCTAAGGTGGCAAGTCCTAATGAATACTCCTTGTGAAGTTCATAGCACTAATATTC GATTAACTACTGAACAGCTGAAAAGAAGTTGCAAAAGGAGTTTAACAGCAGACTACCTGTGGGCACCTAAGGAAGCAGCTATAATATGCTTTACCTCAG GGACCACAGGGAGGCCAAAGGGAGTTACCTTAAGCCACTCAGCTTTGGTGGTGCAATCCCTTGCAAAAATTGCAATCGTTGGTTACGGTGAGGATGAT GTCTATTTACACACTGCACCACTGTGCCATATTGGTGGTATATCATCAGCCCTGGCCTTGCTAATGGCAGGAGGTTGTCATATTTTACTACCAAAGTTTGAAGCTAAATTGGCTGTTGAATCCATAGACCAGCATAGTGTTACTTCTCTCATTACAGTTCCAGCTATGATGACTGATCTGATATCTTTTTATAG GACGGAGCACATATCTGTAGGGTCCAAATCTGTGAAGAAGGTTCTTAATGGAGCTGGGGGTCTTTCATCTGGTCTTATCAAAAATGCGATTGAGATATTCCCGAGGGCTAAACTTCTTTCAGCTTACG GAATGACCGAGGCGTGTTCTTCTCTGACTTTCATGACTCTTTATGACCCCGCGAGAGAGAGTTGTATCCAGCATTCTTATGCCAACAGCTCCAATTTGGCACATAAACCAGATGGTATCTGTGTTGGAAAGCCTGCTCCACATATTGAAATAAGGATTGCTGGGGATGATTCATCTTGTATAGGGAGGATTTTGACACGAGGTCCCCATTTAATGCTTGGATACTGGGGTCAAATGCCAAGCAATAATTCTTCTCCAACTGATGAATGTTGGCTTGACACTGGTGATATAGGGCATATAGATGATTGTGGAAATATCTGGCTCGTTGGGCGCTTGAAGGGCCGAATAAAGAGTGGGGGAGAAAATGTTTATCCTGAAGAG GTGGAAGCTGTCTTATTGCAACATCCAGGGATTTCTGCTAGTGTTGTTATTGGGCTTCCCGACTCTCGCTTGACCGAGATGGTCGTTGCCTGTATTAGGCTGAAAGACAATTGGCAGTGGACTGATTCAAGCTCTAATCATCCGGTTAACAAGAACGAGCATTGTTTGTCCAGCTCTGTCCTCCAGAACTTCTGTAGAGCAAAAGATTTGACAgc GTTCAAAATACCCAAGAAGTTTGTGGTATGGAAAAATCAATTTCCAATGACAACAACTGGGAAATTAAGAAGAGATCAAGTGAGAGCAGAACTTATGTCTTATAGGCAGTTACCGCCCAGCAGACTATGA
- the LOC125848410 gene encoding uncharacterized protein LOC125848410 gives MRQNLQIVVLTFIVIVLSSFQSNCRELRPAEHGLTTTENQNSDSTTTTTNDEVPEMMSFFGGNDGRRNTQPPVAKPIAENVTWIGGERGGMAVHHNSRDHVRDVLLISSLVCGATGVVLLAVSVFVCVVLRFRKEKSVENGKETTSLATPVDNVVLAQKGT, from the coding sequence ATGAGGCAAAATCTCCAGATTGTTGTTCTCACATTTATCGTCATAGTATTATCGTCGTTTCAATCCAATTGCAGAGAGCTTCGTCCGGCGGAGCACGGGTTAACGACGACGGAGAATCAAAACTCAGATTCCACTACCACGACTACAAACGATGAAGTTCCGGAGATGATGTCGTTCTTCGGCGGTAATGACGGCCGGCGGAATACTCAGCCGCCGGTAGCAAAGCCGATTGCGGAGAACGTGACGTGGATCGGTGGAGAGAGAGGAGGAATGGCAGTTCACCACAACAGCAGAGATCATGTGAGAGATGTGTTGTTGATTTCCAGTTTGGTTTGTGGAGCTACCGGCGTCGTTTTGCTTGCCGTTTCAGTGTTTGTTTGCGTCGTTTTGAGGTTCAGAAAGGAAAAATCAGtggaaaatggaaaagaaacgACGTCGTTGGCTACGCCAGTAGATAACGTTGTTCTCGCCCAGAAAGGAACGTAA